A stretch of Clostridium formicaceticum DNA encodes these proteins:
- the nikA gene encoding nickel ABC transporter substrate-binding protein, translated as MRKQKWYILLLCLVLTASMLLVGCGGKNETAGGKGQERNTASGEKVLIVSWSQDLGELNPHAYSPNQMFAQDMVYEALVTYGEDGKIEPQLAVDWEISPDGKEYTFQLREGVKFSDGSEFNAAIAKKNFDAVLANIERHNWLDLIAQIADTEVVDEYTLKILFKNPYYPALQELALIRPLRFLGEAGFPSNGNTAEGIEKAVGTGPWVYSEAVKGEYAVFTRNEYYWGTQPKVDKVIVKIIPDGETRVMAFEKKEIDLIYGSGLISLDSFKQLRDSGKYTTDISQPLSTRLLAINSNKGATKELAVRQAIQHAFDKQTLIDAVFYGTEVKADTLFAPNFPYCDLGLVPYEYEVEKAKTLLDEAGWKLIEGKEFREKNGEALELDLSFDSDDTAQKSIAEILQADLKKVGIKLNLVGEETASYLQRQKDGNFNLIFGDNWGAPYDPHAFVGSMRTPAHADYQAQIGLPMKEEIDAKITEVLISTDEEERQALYEYILGTLHEQAVYLPISYLTNLAVYHDYVSGVEFLETKYEIPFANMDIK; from the coding sequence ATGAGAAAACAAAAATGGTATATTTTATTATTATGCTTGGTTTTAACAGCTTCTATGCTGCTGGTGGGTTGTGGAGGCAAGAATGAGACAGCTGGTGGAAAAGGACAAGAAAGAAACACTGCTTCTGGAGAAAAGGTATTAATAGTTTCTTGGTCACAGGATCTAGGAGAGTTAAATCCTCATGCTTATTCGCCAAATCAAATGTTTGCGCAAGATATGGTATACGAAGCTTTAGTAACCTATGGTGAAGATGGAAAAATCGAACCGCAACTAGCAGTAGATTGGGAAATTTCTCCTGATGGAAAAGAATATACTTTTCAACTACGTGAAGGGGTTAAATTTTCTGATGGAAGTGAATTTAATGCTGCTATAGCAAAAAAGAACTTTGATGCAGTATTGGCTAACATTGAGAGACATAATTGGTTAGACCTAATTGCCCAAATAGCTGATACAGAAGTAGTAGATGAGTATACGCTTAAGATTTTGTTTAAAAATCCTTATTATCCGGCGCTTCAGGAATTAGCATTAATTCGACCCTTAAGATTTTTAGGAGAAGCTGGTTTTCCATCAAATGGAAATACGGCAGAAGGCATTGAAAAAGCTGTTGGTACAGGACCTTGGGTATATAGCGAAGCAGTGAAGGGTGAGTATGCTGTTTTCACAAGAAATGAGTATTATTGGGGAACACAACCAAAGGTAGATAAGGTCATTGTTAAAATTATTCCTGATGGAGAAACAAGGGTAATGGCCTTTGAGAAAAAGGAAATTGATTTAATCTATGGTAGTGGTTTAATTAGCTTAGACTCCTTTAAGCAATTAAGAGATTCTGGTAAATATACAACAGATATTTCTCAACCTTTATCTACACGATTATTGGCGATTAACTCTAATAAAGGTGCTACAAAGGAATTAGCAGTACGCCAAGCCATACAACACGCCTTTGACAAACAAACACTGATTGATGCTGTATTTTATGGAACAGAGGTAAAAGCAGATACGCTATTTGCACCAAACTTTCCTTACTGTGATTTAGGCTTAGTACCTTATGAATATGAAGTGGAAAAAGCCAAGACGCTTTTAGATGAAGCGGGTTGGAAACTTATTGAAGGTAAGGAGTTTAGAGAAAAAAATGGGGAAGCATTGGAGCTAGACTTAAGCTTTGACAGTGATGATACTGCACAAAAATCTATTGCAGAAATTCTACAGGCAGACTTAAAAAAAGTAGGCATTAAGTTAAATTTAGTGGGTGAAGAAACAGCCTCTTATCTACAAAGACAAAAAGATGGTAATTTCAACTTAATCTTTGGTGACAACTGGGGAGCACCTTATGATCCACATGCTTTTGTAGGTTCTATGAGAACCCCTGCCCATGCAGACTACCAGGCACAGATTGGTTTGCCAATGAAGGAAGAAATTGATGCTAAAATTACTGAAGTCCTGATCAGTACTGATGAAGAAGAACGTCAAGCGCTTTATGAATATATTTTAGGAACTTTGCATGAACAGGCTGTTTATTTACCGATTTCTTATTTAACCAATCTAGCCGTTTATCATGATTATGTTTCAGGTGTTGAATTCCTTGAGACAAAATATGAAATTCCTTTTGCAAATATGGATATAAAATAA
- a CDS encoding response regulator, translating to MNTFLIIDDDVSVRKMLGYLIVKNNLGKVVEELGSGEHAPEEIIFYQPDIVLIDFLLPQKDGVEIIQSCRSLGYKGKFIMISQVDNDNMIAKAYESGVIFFIHKPINKIEAINVIKGVCQNLQLERSVAMIKDAVFHIEQEKQVNGQENWRQQITPIFTDIGIIAESGYEDLTKLIGEIISLKKKNKSSNYQLQDIYIQIAEEESLLHNTTIHARTIEQRIRRTILKALQNIAALGNDDYYNNKFVEYSSVLFDFKQVKQEIKHINNPKEDRGKINVKKFVEGIVSKLNF from the coding sequence ATGAATACTTTTTTGATTATTGATGATGACGTTAGTGTAAGAAAAATGCTAGGATACTTAATTGTGAAAAACAACTTAGGTAAAGTAGTAGAAGAGCTTGGTAGTGGAGAACATGCACCAGAGGAAATTATCTTTTATCAACCTGATATTGTCCTCATTGACTTTCTCCTGCCACAAAAAGATGGGGTTGAAATTATACAATCCTGTCGGTCCCTTGGATATAAAGGAAAATTTATTATGATCTCTCAGGTAGATAATGATAACATGATTGCAAAGGCTTATGAAAGTGGAGTCATTTTCTTTATACATAAGCCGATTAATAAAATTGAAGCCATAAATGTCATAAAGGGTGTCTGTCAAAACCTCCAATTAGAAAGGTCTGTGGCAATGATTAAAGATGCAGTCTTTCATATCGAACAGGAAAAACAGGTCAATGGTCAAGAAAATTGGAGACAACAAATCACACCTATTTTTACGGACATAGGAATTATTGCAGAATCAGGATATGAGGATTTAACAAAGCTCATTGGAGAAATTATTTCCTTGAAGAAGAAAAACAAATCCTCTAATTATCAACTACAGGATATCTATATACAAATAGCTGAGGAGGAAAGTCTTCTTCATAATACAACGATTCATGCAAGGACAATCGAGCAAAGGATTAGACGAACAATTTTAAAAGCCTTACAAAACATTGCTGCATTAGGCAATGATGATTATTACAATAATAAGTTTGTAGAATATAGTAGTGTTTTATTTGATTTCAAACAAGTAAAACAAGAAATTAAACATATCAATAATCCTAAAGAGGATAGAGGAAAAATCAACGTTAAAAAATTTGTAGAAGGGATTGTTTCTAAATTGAATTTTTAG
- the gltS gene encoding sodium/glutamate symporter, with amino-acid sequence MVLQLDVIQTVALAVVVLLLGQTIRGRVNLLEKFCIPAPVIGGLIFAILALFLRQSNILQFQFDTTLQGILMTAFFTTVGFTASLKLLKKGGFQVLLFLILAIVLVALQNVIGVALAKVFDLNALIGLSTGSVPMTGGHGTSGAFAPLFEQRGAIGASTVAMASATFGLICGSMLGGPIAKRLIEKNNLVKTETLVAASNEIQEETTPEVLVPKNFSTAAFQIILAMGIGTIISMLIQKTGATFPSYIGAMFAAAIIRNISDMTHAYKVTSTEIDILGNIALSIFLSMALMGLRLWELADLAVPMLVMLFVQALLMGLFAYYVTFNVMGRNYDAAVLAGGHCGFGMGATPNAIANMEAISSKYGPAPAAFFIIPLVGSLFIDFANAGIITAFVNFF; translated from the coding sequence ATGGTATTACAACTAGATGTTATTCAAACAGTAGCTTTAGCAGTAGTGGTTTTACTTTTAGGACAAACTATTCGAGGAAGGGTAAATTTATTGGAAAAGTTCTGTATTCCTGCACCTGTTATAGGTGGATTGATTTTTGCAATATTAGCTTTGTTTTTAAGACAGTCCAATATCTTACAATTCCAATTTGACACCACACTTCAAGGTATCTTAATGACAGCTTTTTTCACTACTGTGGGGTTTACAGCTAGCTTAAAGCTGTTGAAAAAAGGTGGATTTCAAGTTTTATTATTTTTAATCTTGGCAATTGTTTTAGTAGCCCTACAAAATGTTATTGGCGTTGCTCTAGCAAAGGTTTTTGACTTAAATGCTTTAATCGGTCTTTCTACAGGGTCTGTACCTATGACAGGAGGACATGGAACCTCAGGAGCCTTTGCTCCTTTATTTGAGCAACGAGGGGCTATAGGTGCATCAACAGTTGCTATGGCTTCTGCTACCTTTGGTTTAATCTGCGGAAGTATGCTAGGTGGTCCTATTGCAAAGAGGTTAATTGAAAAAAATAATTTAGTGAAAACTGAAACATTAGTAGCTGCTTCTAATGAAATCCAAGAGGAAACAACACCAGAAGTTTTAGTTCCTAAAAACTTCTCAACAGCAGCATTCCAAATTATTTTAGCAATGGGAATTGGTACAATTATTTCAATGCTTATTCAAAAGACAGGCGCTACATTCCCCTCTTACATAGGTGCTATGTTTGCGGCGGCAATTATAAGAAATATCTCTGATATGACCCATGCCTACAAAGTTACAAGCACTGAAATAGATATTTTAGGTAATATTGCTTTATCCATTTTCTTATCTATGGCTTTAATGGGATTAAGATTATGGGAGTTAGCTGATTTAGCTGTTCCAATGCTTGTTATGTTGTTTGTTCAAGCACTTCTTATGGGATTATTTGCTTACTATGTAACCTTCAACGTAATGGGAAGAAACTATGATGCAGCGGTTTTAGCAGGAGGTCACTGTGGATTTGGAATGGGTGCTACACCGAATGCTATCGCAAATATGGAAGCCATCTCAAGCAAGTACGGTCCAGCTCCAGCAGCATTTTTTATCATACCTTTAGTAGGAAGTTTATTTATTGACTTCGCTAATGCTGGAATTATCACGGCATTTGTAAACTTCTTTTAG
- a CDS encoding MarR family winged helix-turn-helix transcriptional regulator yields the protein MGKRERNLGCLLGKTSRLIKWELNDKLKEHQLTSAQWRVLMDLRFQEEIESSDTTPAQIAERLNVERPAVTRTIDGLIKDDWVVREENLADRRSHIIKLTEKSKEFMPRFKAISEKVMGKTLQGFQEEEIEQLRFFLIRIIDNFN from the coding sequence ATGGGGAAGCGAGAAAGAAATTTGGGATGCTTATTAGGTAAAACTTCCCGTTTAATCAAGTGGGAGCTGAATGATAAATTGAAGGAACATCAACTTACTTCAGCACAGTGGCGGGTTTTGATGGATCTTAGATTTCAGGAAGAAATTGAGAGCAGTGATACTACTCCTGCTCAAATAGCTGAAAGATTAAATGTAGAAAGACCTGCTGTTACGCGAACCATTGATGGTTTAATAAAGGATGATTGGGTAGTAAGAGAGGAAAATCTTGCTGATAGGCGTTCTCATATCATTAAGTTAACTGAAAAATCCAAGGAATTCATGCCTCGGTTCAAGGCAATTAGTGAGAAAGTGATGGGAAAAACTCTGCAAGGCTTTCAAGAGGAAGAAATAGAACAACTAAGATTTTTTTTGATAAGAATCATTGATAACTTCAATTAA
- the citX gene encoding citrate lyase holo-[acyl-carrier protein] synthase: MKDILQDREERYNTILNLINRYQLPVVCGKINYPGNHKNTVEALKAFEVLRKLLSFRYTEDSVFTEVLSGADGKSLLMVVQLTSLEAKKIAIDIESNHPLGRVFDIDVYKEDGTSIGRGEVGLESRRCFLCGEDARVCMRVKNHSLEEVLDGANRLIRKYCF, encoded by the coding sequence ATGAAGGATATTTTACAAGATAGGGAAGAACGATACAATACCATATTGAACTTAATCAATAGATATCAACTGCCGGTGGTTTGTGGCAAAATCAACTATCCAGGTAATCATAAAAATACTGTAGAAGCGCTGAAGGCCTTCGAAGTTTTGCGGAAGTTGCTCTCCTTTAGATATACTGAGGATAGTGTATTTACAGAAGTTCTTTCAGGAGCAGACGGTAAGAGCCTTTTAATGGTGGTGCAATTAACATCACTGGAAGCAAAAAAAATAGCAATAGATATAGAAAGCAATCATCCATTGGGAAGAGTTTTTGATATAGATGTCTATAAAGAAGATGGTACTTCCATAGGGCGTGGGGAGGTAGGTCTAGAAAGTAGACGGTGTTTTCTATGCGGTGAAGATGCTAGAGTGTGTATGAGAGTAAAAAATCATAGTCTTGAGGAAGTTCTAGATGGTGCAAACAGACTAATAAGAAAGTACTGTTTTTAA
- the citG gene encoding triphosphoribosyl-dephospho-CoA synthase CitG, giving the protein MFKDFDICQYLSELAIKSMLYEVSATPKPGLVDRNNAGAHKDMDFFTFMASSAALSDTFYQCAKAGAGFEGKALTELMNSIRPIGIQGEKRMFQATQGINTHKGLIFSLGIIVAVAAVQYGETQSLKMNVEKICDKVKEMTKGISDRELGNVSKASPSTYGEKLFQKYGVKGIRGEVESGFHTVRTHSLPILQELIKSGKSMNDTLVQVLLHLMTVTEDSNVLGRHDWEALEYVKASAKELLNMGGMFTEEGRQRLVETDREFIRKNISPGGSADLLAVTMMLYSLKKCLIPWSVCNL; this is encoded by the coding sequence GTGTTCAAAGACTTTGATATTTGTCAGTATTTAAGTGAGTTAGCTATAAAATCCATGTTGTATGAAGTATCAGCTACCCCCAAGCCAGGACTTGTGGACCGAAATAATGCTGGTGCTCATAAGGACATGGATTTTTTTACCTTTATGGCAAGCAGTGCTGCCTTGAGTGATACTTTTTATCAATGTGCAAAAGCGGGGGCTGGATTTGAAGGAAAGGCATTAACTGAGTTAATGAACAGTATCCGGCCTATAGGTATTCAAGGAGAAAAAAGAATGTTTCAGGCTACACAAGGAATTAATACCCATAAAGGTTTGATTTTTTCCCTTGGGATTATTGTAGCTGTTGCAGCAGTACAATACGGAGAAACGCAAAGTTTGAAAATGAACGTGGAAAAGATTTGTGATAAAGTTAAGGAGATGACTAAGGGAATTTCCGATAGAGAACTAGGAAATGTCAGTAAGGCAAGTCCTTCCACTTATGGAGAAAAGCTTTTCCAAAAATATGGCGTTAAGGGAATACGAGGAGAGGTGGAATCAGGGTTTCATACAGTAAGAACACATAGTCTGCCTATACTTCAGGAACTGATAAAAAGTGGCAAAAGCATGAATGATACTTTAGTACAGGTACTATTGCACTTAATGACTGTGACAGAGGACAGCAACGTTTTAGGAAGGCATGATTGGGAGGCACTTGAGTATGTTAAAGCTTCAGCAAAAGAGTTATTGAATATGGGTGGCATGTTTACAGAAGAAGGCAGGCAAAGACTTGTTGAAACCGATAGAGAATTCATTCGTAAAAATATCTCTCCGGGGGGGTCAGCGGATCTTCTAGCTGTAACAATGATGTTGTATTCTTTAAAAAAATGCTTAATACCTTGGTCAGTATGTAACTTATAA
- a CDS encoding MATE family efflux transporter: MDQSKQLGEEKVLKLLLKFSIPAIIGMLVNALYNVVDRIFIGNGVGSLGIAGITIGFPIMLFIMACGMLIGLGANALISIKLGEGKKEEAERILGNALVLLIGISLAISIVGSIFLEPLLKIFGASEAVLPYAREYLQIILWGAVFQSIGFGMNNFIRAEGNPKIAMYTMLIGALLNTALDPLFIFVFNWGIRGAALATIISQAVSSVWVLYHFLGGRSTLKIRAANLKLHIPTVNKIAALGSAPFAMQIAASFLNVLMNRALTTYGGDVAISGMGVITSIITLILMPIFGINQGVQPIIGYNYGACKFDRVKEALKLGILGATIIVMIGFVGTRLFPEQMVAFFNREDAELIAFGTRAIKIFMVFLPIIGFQVVSASYFQAIGKPKQAAFLTLSRQVIFLIPALLILPKIFGLDGVLMAGPLADLLSSILTGIWIIVELKNLGRQHEASFGFNERFSN, encoded by the coding sequence ATGGATCAATCAAAACAATTAGGTGAAGAAAAAGTATTGAAATTGTTGTTAAAGTTTTCTATTCCAGCCATCATAGGGATGTTGGTAAATGCTTTGTATAATGTGGTGGATAGAATATTTATTGGGAATGGTGTAGGTTCCTTGGGTATTGCAGGAATAACGATTGGATTTCCAATCATGCTTTTTATCATGGCCTGTGGTATGTTGATAGGCTTGGGGGCCAACGCCTTAATTTCTATCAAGCTAGGAGAAGGAAAAAAAGAAGAAGCAGAACGAATTTTGGGTAATGCTTTGGTTTTATTGATTGGTATATCTTTAGCCATATCTATAGTAGGTTCTATTTTCCTTGAACCTCTACTGAAGATTTTTGGGGCCAGTGAGGCAGTATTGCCTTATGCAAGAGAATATCTACAGATTATATTATGGGGTGCAGTATTTCAATCTATTGGCTTTGGGATGAACAACTTTATACGTGCCGAAGGAAATCCTAAAATTGCTATGTATACCATGCTAATAGGAGCATTACTTAATACAGCATTGGATCCATTGTTTATTTTTGTTTTTAACTGGGGCATAAGAGGAGCAGCGTTAGCTACGATTATCTCTCAAGCTGTATCATCAGTATGGGTGCTTTATCATTTTCTTGGAGGTAGAAGCACATTAAAAATTCGTGCTGCAAACTTAAAACTACACATACCTACTGTAAATAAAATTGCAGCGTTAGGATCAGCTCCTTTTGCTATGCAGATAGCAGCTAGCTTTCTAAATGTATTGATGAATAGGGCTTTAACCACCTATGGAGGAGATGTTGCTATCTCAGGTATGGGGGTAATAACCAGTATTATTACATTGATTTTAATGCCTATCTTTGGTATTAATCAAGGGGTGCAACCCATTATTGGTTACAACTATGGGGCTTGTAAATTCGACAGGGTAAAGGAGGCTTTAAAGCTAGGAATCTTAGGCGCAACGATCATTGTTATGATAGGCTTTGTTGGAACAAGATTGTTCCCGGAGCAAATGGTGGCTTTTTTTAATCGTGAAGATGCAGAGTTAATCGCTTTTGGTACACGGGCAATAAAAATATTTATGGTGTTTTTGCCCATTATCGGATTTCAAGTTGTATCTGCCAGTTATTTCCAAGCTATAGGAAAGCCAAAACAAGCGGCTTTTTTAACTTTATCAAGACAAGTAATCTTTTTAATTCCAGCCCTATTAATTTTACCTAAAATTTTTGGCTTAGATGGTGTACTAATGGCAGGACCCTTAGCTGATTTACTTTCTTCCATTCTGACAGGTATATGGATCATTGTGGAGCTTAAAAACCTAGGAAGACAGCATGAGGCAAGCTTTGGTTTCAACGAAAGATTTAGCAACTAA
- a CDS encoding ATP-binding protein, which translates to MKNFKKYLIFALAVAAFGEIYFYPFNSTLRFSAAIILLNLILLVNEKISPFFTCIFSGVAVFLQRSLLGMLFYSLTPQDVFFLHSPSIVYYIVYGILVSLLKVQKNKHCLIKTIIFLAFSDILSNTAEILIRQDKLLAPFLQIVILAGITRSVSAYLVFLFYKKQELSLVTREHRKKYAQLNLLVSSIQAEMFYLKKSTRDIENVMKKSYALYEEAKGDNALKEKTLNIALEIHEIKKDYYRVLKGFESFLANFEENGSMMLTDMFAIIRENTLRYLKENNLYISIAFHHEDNFQIQKYYHLFTILNNLIINAIDACEGKGKIQVLQKNHQNDILFQVIDNGGGIEEEILPYIFNPGFTTKYDEKSGTPSTGIGLSHVKSMVDELKGQINVIYEVEEGTIFEIVIPKQILIG; encoded by the coding sequence ATGAAAAATTTTAAGAAGTATTTAATCTTTGCTCTAGCGGTGGCAGCCTTCGGTGAAATTTATTTTTATCCCTTTAATAGTACACTGCGATTTTCAGCCGCCATCATCCTACTAAATTTAATCCTCTTGGTCAATGAAAAAATTTCTCCATTCTTCACTTGTATCTTCTCAGGGGTCGCTGTGTTTTTGCAAAGAAGTTTGCTGGGGATGTTATTCTATTCCTTAACACCACAAGATGTTTTTTTCCTGCATAGTCCTTCTATCGTTTACTATATTGTCTATGGCATACTTGTCTCGCTTTTAAAGGTACAAAAAAACAAACACTGTCTCATAAAGACGATTATCTTTTTGGCCTTTAGTGATATACTAAGTAATACCGCTGAAATTCTCATCCGGCAGGATAAACTTCTTGCTCCCTTTCTCCAAATAGTAATTTTAGCAGGAATCACGCGAAGTGTGAGTGCTTATTTAGTTTTTCTTTTTTACAAAAAACAAGAACTCTCCTTGGTTACCCGAGAACATCGAAAAAAGTATGCACAATTAAACCTGCTGGTTTCTAGTATCCAAGCAGAAATGTTTTATTTAAAAAAATCTACCCGTGATATTGAGAACGTTATGAAAAAAAGCTATGCTCTTTACGAAGAGGCCAAAGGAGATAATGCTTTAAAAGAAAAAACCCTAAACATTGCCTTAGAAATTCACGAGATAAAAAAAGATTATTATAGGGTACTAAAGGGTTTCGAAAGTTTTTTAGCTAATTTCGAAGAAAATGGAAGCATGATGCTGACGGATATGTTTGCCATTATCCGTGAAAACACTTTGCGCTATTTAAAGGAAAACAATCTTTATATTTCTATTGCATTTCATCATGAAGATAATTTTCAAATACAAAAATATTATCATTTATTTACGATTTTAAACAATTTAATTATTAATGCCATAGATGCCTGTGAAGGGAAGGGTAAGATCCAAGTATTGCAAAAAAACCATCAAAATGATATTCTATTTCAGGTTATTGATAATGGAGGAGGTATTGAAGAGGAGATTCTTCCTTATATTTTTAATCCAGGATTTACTACAAAGTATGATGAAAAAAGTGGGACCCCTTCTACAGGAATTGGTTTATCTCATGTAAAAAGCATGGTAGATGAATTAAAGGGACAAATAAACGTGATTTATGAAGTAGAAGAAGGAACGATTTTTGAAATTGTAATACCAAAACAAATACTGATTGGGTGA